The following is a genomic window from Ignavibacteria bacterium.
CACTTGTTATTCCAACAATAGTTCCGTCATCATCAACGCCAAATAAAATACAACCTCCTCTGGTATTTGCAAATGCTGTTATCGTGCGCGCTATTTTTTCCGGCGAAGTAACTTTTCGTTTAAATTCCCGTTGCACTCCTTCGCCTTCTTCAACGAGCGCATCGATATCCGTATAATTCACTTTTAAGAAAACTTTTTTGAATCAAGGTAATTTTGCAAAATAAAAACTGCAGCAACTTTGTCAACAGTGGCTTTGTTTCGTTGTTGTTTTCTTGATGCTGTTTCTCGAATGACATTTTGCGCTTGTATGCTCGTTAATCGCTCATCAAATAATATCACGTTACCGTCAAAAACATTTCGCAACGTTGAAGCAAACTGATGTACTTCCCGTGTAATGTCCGCTACATTTCCTTTCATCGTTAACGGGTTTCCAACAACTATGGTTTCAACATTATATTGTTTTACTAACACAGAAATTTCTTCGAACAACTGTGGAGTATTGTGAATAGTTCCGACAACTTGCGCAATAATTTGTAACGGGTCGCTTACAGATACACCAACGCGAACTCTTCCGTAATCAATGCCAAGGATTCTACGGTATCCGTTATTCTTATTCCTCACTGCATTCATCATATTTCATCGAACCTCTGCGCAGAATCTACTCCCTTCACTTGCCGCATTTTTTCTATTAAACGACTTAAATGCGAAATATCTTTCACGTTTAAAATAATTAAACCGTCAAATCGCTTCTCGTGCGCATCAACATTGATGCTGCGGATGTTCGTGTTGTTAAACGAACTTATGACATTTGTTAAATCGTTCACCAATCCACGCCGGTCTTCACCTGTAACTTTCACAACGACGG
Proteins encoded in this region:
- the ruvX gene encoding Holliday junction resolvase RuvX — encoded protein: MMNAVRNKNNGYRRILGIDYGRVRVGVSVSDPLQIIAQVVGTIHNTPQLFEEISVLVKQYNVETIVVGNPLTMKGNVADITREVHQFASTLRNVFDGNVILFDERLTSIQAQNVIRETASRKQQRNKATVDKVAAVFILQNYLDSKKFS